A genomic segment from Salinigranum rubrum encodes:
- a CDS encoding DoxX family protein: protein MSTTETLETELFGRSVTFDYSEHWVGYSLFLLRIVMGWTLFQGGVTKLVTYLDSDPSNNWTAAGFLMNAVPEGNPLMGFWASMAGNPLIDQLNMWGLTLTGLALILGAFVRWSAFWGAVMMLFYWLAALTGGLLAGLPVAHGWVVDDHIVYAVLLFGLGAFGAGRILGLDAYLERLDVVQSNPWLRYFLG, encoded by the coding sequence ATGTCTACGACAGAAACGCTCGAAACGGAACTCTTCGGTCGCTCGGTCACGTTCGACTACTCGGAACACTGGGTTGGCTACTCGCTGTTCCTCCTCCGGATCGTCATGGGCTGGACGCTCTTCCAGGGCGGCGTCACGAAACTCGTCACGTACCTCGATTCGGACCCGTCGAACAACTGGACCGCCGCCGGCTTCTTGATGAACGCTGTCCCCGAGGGCAACCCGTTGATGGGTTTCTGGGCGAGTATGGCCGGCAATCCGCTGATCGACCAGCTGAACATGTGGGGACTCACGCTGACCGGGTTGGCGCTCATTCTCGGCGCGTTCGTTCGGTGGAGCGCCTTCTGGGGTGCCGTGATGATGCTGTTCTACTGGCTGGCGGCCCTCACCGGCGGACTGCTGGCTGGCTTGCCGGTCGCTCACGGCTGGGTCGTCGACGACCACATCGTGTACGCCGTTCTCCTGTTCGGCCTGGGCGCGTTCGGTGCAGGTCGAATCCTCGGCCTCGACGCCTACCTCGAACGACTCGATGTAGTCCAGTCCAATCCGTGGCTGCGCTATTTCCTCGGGTGA